A genome region from Bacteroidota bacterium includes the following:
- the alr gene encoding alanine racemase encodes MRPTRAEIHVEHFLHNLKFVRSRIGPRARIMPIVKANAYGHGLDIIARAALESQEIGYFGVATEEEGARLRRLTSLPILVLTGVLPDETEFFLQHQLDFTLTDRETLHAIAARAQATGARARVHLKVDTGMRRMGVEPEDAIPFLREIVSLEESIELVGLATHFATSDELDQSFFRRQLSAFEAVVREAKDSGIEIPLVHAANSGAILQLPCESAFDMVRPGIMLYGYAPSLELQEQYGGELQPALGLVSTVVFKKHVKAGEGVSYNLRWHAPRDTQIATVPIGYGDGYPRLLTGRAVVMIRDKTYPIVGAICMDQVMIDVGEDDVKTGDLVQFITPSNDGIDAWGLARAIGTVPYEILTGIAARVPRVQIVT; translated from the coding sequence ATGCGTCCCACCCGTGCCGAAATTCACGTCGAGCACTTCCTGCACAATCTCAAGTTCGTGCGAAGCAGGATCGGCCCGCGTGCGCGCATCATGCCGATCGTCAAGGCGAATGCCTACGGTCATGGCCTCGACATCATCGCGCGCGCTGCACTTGAGAGTCAGGAGATCGGTTACTTCGGAGTTGCGACCGAAGAAGAAGGCGCGCGGCTCCGCCGACTTACGTCGCTCCCAATCCTGGTGTTGACTGGCGTCTTGCCAGACGAGACGGAGTTTTTCCTGCAACATCAACTCGATTTTACGCTGACCGATCGCGAGACACTTCATGCGATTGCGGCACGAGCGCAGGCCACCGGTGCTCGCGCAAGAGTCCACCTCAAAGTGGATACCGGCATGCGCCGCATGGGTGTCGAACCAGAGGATGCAATCCCGTTCTTACGAGAAATTGTATCGCTTGAAGAGTCGATCGAACTGGTCGGACTCGCGACACACTTCGCGACAAGTGACGAACTCGATCAATCATTTTTTCGGCGGCAACTCTCCGCATTCGAAGCTGTCGTTCGTGAGGCGAAGGATTCGGGAATCGAAATTCCACTGGTACACGCCGCCAATAGTGGTGCCATTCTCCAATTGCCGTGCGAGAGTGCGTTTGACATGGTGCGTCCTGGCATCATGCTCTATGGGTATGCTCCGAGCTTGGAATTGCAGGAGCAATATGGTGGAGAGCTACAACCAGCGCTTGGACTTGTAAGCACGGTCGTGTTCAAGAAGCATGTGAAAGCGGGCGAAGGCGTGAGCTACAATCTCCGATGGCATGCTCCGCGTGACACACAAATTGCAACCGTTCCAATTGGTTATGGCGATGGCTATCCACGTCTTCTTACTGGCCGTGCAGTGGTAATGATCCGCGACAAGACATATCCCATCGTTGGCGCCATCTGCATGGATCAGGTAATGATCGATGTTGGCGAGGATGATGTCAAGACTGGTGACCTTGTTCAATTCATCACACCCTCGAACGATGGGATCGATGCATGGGGCCTCGCACGGGCAATCGGAACAGTACCGTATGAGATTCTCACCGGTATCGCAGCGAGGGTCCCACGCGTGCAAATAGTTACATGA
- a CDS encoding UDP-N-acetylmuramate dehydrogenase, whose translation MIQIRKSLSLKPLTTFKIGGPAREFVEIADAEDIPEALVYAESHALKTLVLGGGSNMLVSDNGFVGLVINVKNKGIAELGSGQLKVASGEYWDQVVQFAVERGLWGIENLSRIPGRTGAVAVQNVGAYGQEISQVLVSVEVYDRKKKSFRTLTKEECGFSYRKSIFNTTEKNRFVILNTTLRLSEEPHRNLTYPDVKKRFENNPEPTQQEIREAIKEIRDKKFPFPPESVEGNAGSFFKNSVLSGEQFGHLLTLFRRNLPEHVGRLHQITRTDPIAHHPLPSPVKVASAFILEACGLKGFRRGDVMLNPSQPVVVLNVTGQATADEVLSVVKQVRTIVEEKTGLHLYTEPELIGFTAEELEEYGFSEEEITRYVE comes from the coding sequence ATGATTCAAATCCGAAAGAGTCTTTCTCTCAAACCACTGACGACCTTCAAGATCGGCGGACCCGCGCGCGAATTCGTGGAAATCGCGGACGCAGAGGATATTCCCGAAGCTCTGGTCTACGCAGAGTCACATGCGCTGAAGACGTTAGTCCTCGGCGGCGGCAGTAACATGCTTGTCAGCGACAACGGCTTTGTTGGTCTCGTAATTAATGTCAAGAACAAGGGGATTGCTGAGTTAGGAAGTGGCCAACTCAAAGTTGCCTCCGGCGAGTATTGGGATCAGGTGGTGCAATTCGCAGTCGAGAGAGGACTCTGGGGCATCGAGAATCTCTCGCGTATTCCGGGACGAACGGGCGCAGTAGCGGTCCAGAACGTCGGCGCATACGGGCAGGAGATCAGTCAGGTGTTGGTGAGCGTCGAGGTGTACGACAGGAAAAAGAAATCCTTTCGAACGCTCACAAAAGAAGAATGTGGCTTTAGTTACCGAAAGAGCATCTTCAATACGACCGAAAAGAACCGGTTTGTGATCCTCAATACGACGCTCCGATTGAGCGAGGAGCCGCATCGTAATCTCACGTATCCAGATGTAAAGAAGCGATTCGAAAACAATCCCGAGCCGACGCAGCAAGAAATTCGCGAAGCAATCAAAGAAATCCGCGATAAGAAATTTCCTTTCCCGCCCGAGTCAGTCGAGGGCAATGCTGGCTCGTTCTTCAAAAATTCGGTGCTATCTGGCGAGCAGTTCGGGCATCTTCTAACGCTCTTCCGTCGCAATTTGCCAGAGCATGTCGGGCGGTTGCATCAGATTACGAGAACCGATCCCATTGCCCACCACCCTTTGCCATCTCCAGTGAAAGTCGCAAGCGCCTTCATCCTCGAAGCCTGCGGACTGAAAGGCTTTCGGCGCGGCGATGTGATGCTGAATCCCTCGCAGCCGGTCGTCGTGCTGAATGTCACCGGTCAAGCGACGGCGGACGAAGTCCTTTCGGTTGTGAAGCAAGTCCGTACGATCGTTGAGGAGAAGACCGGACTCCACCTTTATACCGAACCCGAGTTGATTGGATTCACGGCCGAGGAACTAGAAGAGTATGGGTTCAGCGAAGAGGAGATTACTCGCTACGTGGAGTAA
- a CDS encoding potassium channel family protein, which produces MLNPYVKLRDELRSARHEPESIARLREFSPISWFFERVLFWAEFVSPSILFIPTRSLTYAALKDLDDPREKESYVIERMLHRARHVDLYILLWVVFEVLLALVLHVANALWLLIMIRALMALRVIDIAQANINLNVFDRLRFAETSHVTVSVTRNLILAAITYVELVVVFAVVYATMPLNIHGVAHLYDCLYFSMTTQLTVGYGDLHPVGVARYIATIQGMVGLFFSLLIMSRFVSLLPAVRTVFGDDARHEQK; this is translated from the coding sequence ATGTTGAATCCTTACGTCAAGCTTCGTGATGAACTTCGTTCAGCCCGGCATGAACCCGAAAGTATTGCTCGTTTGCGGGAGTTCAGTCCGATTTCTTGGTTTTTCGAACGTGTGCTGTTTTGGGCCGAGTTCGTTTCGCCCTCGATTCTCTTCATTCCAACACGCTCACTCACGTATGCGGCGCTGAAAGATCTCGATGATCCTCGCGAAAAAGAATCTTATGTCATCGAACGCATGCTCCATCGCGCCCGGCATGTGGATCTGTATATCTTGCTCTGGGTCGTCTTCGAAGTACTGCTTGCATTAGTGCTGCACGTAGCGAATGCGTTATGGTTACTCATTATGATCCGTGCCCTCATGGCGTTGCGCGTCATCGACATCGCGCAGGCCAACATCAATCTTAACGTGTTCGACCGATTGCGCTTTGCCGAGACGAGTCACGTGACGGTCTCGGTCACTCGCAACCTCATTCTCGCTGCGATCACCTACGTTGAGCTTGTCGTGGTCTTCGCAGTCGTCTATGCGACCATGCCACTGAATATCCACGGCGTCGCGCACCTCTATGATTGCCTCTACTTTAGTATGACGACACAGCTTACGGTGGGCTATGGAGATCTCCACCCGGTTGGCGTCGCTCGCTATATCGCGACCATTCAGGGCATGGTCGGACTCTTCTTCAGTCTGCTCATCATGAGCCGCTTCGTCTCGTTGCTGCCAGCCGTGCGCACTGTCTTCGGGGATGACGCTCGGCATGAGCAAAAATGA
- a CDS encoding YceI family protein yields MNANVDALEKPIAAIDPTAVSTETLPKWTLDATHSHAGFSVKHLMISNVKGEFRELAGELQFDPLNIEHSSLLATLQVASIETREASRDAHLKSADFFDAATYPELTFRSTNWQHTSGDELIVAGDLTIRGVTRPVKLNVESTQIVKDPWGGSRIGFSGRTKINRKDFGLMWNAALEAGGFVVGDDVTITLEAEFVKA; encoded by the coding sequence ATGAACGCAAACGTAGATGCATTAGAGAAACCAATTGCTGCGATTGACCCCACAGCAGTATCAACAGAGACACTTCCGAAGTGGACGCTTGATGCCACCCATTCGCACGCCGGATTTAGCGTGAAGCACCTTATGATCTCAAACGTCAAAGGCGAATTCCGCGAGCTGGCAGGCGAGCTCCAGTTCGATCCGCTCAACATCGAGCACTCGAGCTTGCTCGCAACGCTCCAGGTCGCAAGCATCGAAACGCGCGAGGCGAGCCGGGACGCGCACTTGAAGAGCGCCGATTTCTTCGACGCGGCCACCTATCCTGAGCTGACATTTCGATCCACGAATTGGCAGCACACGTCCGGCGACGAGTTGATCGTCGCAGGCGATCTCACAATCCGTGGGGTCACACGACCGGTGAAATTGAATGTCGAGTCCACTCAGATCGTCAAAGATCCATGGGGCGGCAGCCGGATCGGATTCAGCGGACGGACCAAGATCAACCGTAAGGATTTTGGCCTCATGTGGAACGCCGCGCTCGAAGCTGGCGGCTTCGTGGTCGGCGACGATGTGACAATCACCCTGGAAGCGGAGTTCGTCAAGGCTTAG
- a CDS encoding nucleotide sugar dehydrogenase, with product MEIAANKIKGTKTVAEATTNGSAIHGTPAAELERKLRDKTAKIGVIGLGYVGLPLAVEFSVKGFETVGIDLDPNKIDSLTAGKNYIQDLRDEVVEGCLKNGKLRAQRHYDGVSSLDVLYICVPTPFTTNKDPDITYIVSAAESLATQLRDGQLIILKSTTFPNTTEGIVLPILEATGKKVGQDFFLAFSPERIDPGNQKFTTANTPIVVGGVTPECTRLAVLTNQQIIAQVIAVSGPKVAEMEKLLENIFRSVNIALVNELARLCDRMGGINMWEVVDAAATKPFGYMPFYPGPGIGGHCILIDPYYLAWQARAHDFETNFITLAAETNESMPFYVKDLVFRAVADLPVRLRDAKVLMLGVAFKRDVDDTRHSPAIRVMEILMDEGVNNIAYCDPFVPNLWVKGSDFAAQELTKESLEAADVVVITTDHTSYDYEFIVKHSAVVIDTRNATKHISDPILRSKIVLLGSGHRAPSNTH from the coding sequence ATGGAAATAGCAGCGAACAAGATCAAAGGGACCAAGACGGTAGCTGAGGCCACAACAAATGGCTCGGCCATTCACGGCACGCCTGCCGCTGAGTTGGAGCGGAAGCTCCGCGATAAGACAGCGAAAATCGGTGTCATCGGCCTGGGCTACGTTGGTCTGCCGCTTGCGGTTGAATTCTCTGTCAAGGGCTTCGAAACCGTCGGGATCGATCTCGATCCGAACAAGATCGACTCTCTTACTGCCGGCAAGAATTACATTCAGGATTTGCGAGATGAGGTCGTGGAAGGATGCCTGAAGAACGGTAAGCTCCGCGCCCAAAGGCACTATGATGGAGTAAGTTCGCTGGATGTTCTGTATATCTGCGTCCCGACGCCGTTCACGACGAACAAGGATCCAGACATTACTTACATTGTGAGTGCGGCAGAGTCGCTTGCGACTCAGCTTCGGGATGGACAACTCATCATTCTGAAATCAACGACGTTTCCGAATACCACGGAAGGCATCGTGCTGCCAATCCTCGAAGCGACAGGCAAGAAAGTTGGACAAGACTTCTTTCTCGCATTTTCGCCTGAGCGAATCGATCCGGGCAACCAAAAGTTTACGACGGCTAATACGCCGATTGTCGTCGGCGGCGTCACGCCGGAATGCACCCGACTCGCGGTTCTGACCAATCAGCAGATTATTGCGCAAGTGATTGCGGTCAGTGGGCCGAAAGTGGCGGAGATGGAAAAGCTCCTCGAGAATATTTTCCGCTCGGTCAATATTGCGCTTGTCAACGAACTTGCGCGTTTGTGCGATCGTATGGGTGGCATCAATATGTGGGAGGTGGTCGATGCGGCTGCCACGAAGCCATTCGGCTACATGCCGTTCTATCCGGGGCCGGGGATCGGCGGGCATTGCATTCTGATCGACCCCTATTATCTTGCCTGGCAGGCTCGCGCGCACGATTTCGAAACGAACTTCATCACGCTTGCTGCTGAGACGAATGAATCGATGCCGTTCTATGTCAAAGATCTTGTCTTTCGTGCTGTAGCCGATCTGCCAGTCCGTTTGCGGGATGCCAAAGTACTGATGCTTGGGGTCGCATTCAAACGCGATGTCGATGACACGCGCCATTCGCCCGCGATTCGCGTCATGGAGATTCTGATGGATGAGGGGGTCAACAATATTGCATACTGCGATCCATTCGTCCCCAATCTCTGGGTCAAGGGTTCTGATTTTGCCGCTCAAGAGCTGACGAAGGAATCGCTCGAAGCCGCCGATGTCGTTGTCATCACTACCGATCATACGAGTTACGATTATGAGTTTATCGTGAAGCACTCTGCGGTCGTGATCGACACGCGAAATGCGACGAAGCATATCTCCGATCCAATTCTTCGTAGCAAGATCGTGCTTCTTGGATCGGGTCACCGCGCACCATCGAACACTCATTAG
- the wecB gene encoding UDP-N-acetylglucosamine 2-epimerase (non-hydrolyzing), whose product MPHTRKRIIFIVGARPNFMKVAPVIEAMKRIAPYAFETLLVHTGQHYDTNMSDVFFRDLEMPRPDIFLGAGSGTHAEQTARVMIAMESLLAEEKSDLILVPGDVNSTLATTIVAAKAGRTLGHIESGLRSFDRSMPEEINRIVTDEFSQFCFVTEPSGLENLKHEGIADERVFYVGNTMIDSLYRYLDLARARFPVLSNQLAITNHEYALVTLHRPSNVDDPRSLTMFVELFEAMRSFAPTNGHARIVFPIHPRTRKMLAEYDLLSRVQANDQLVLIDPVGYLDFVALQAHARVVLTDSGGIQEETTALGVPCITLRENTERPVTVSVGTNELVGVDPLQILEYARKAFEGKWKTAAVPELWDGHASDRIVRVLMEVL is encoded by the coding sequence ATGCCCCATACGCGTAAGCGAATTATTTTCATCGTCGGTGCTCGGCCCAATTTTATGAAGGTCGCGCCGGTCATCGAGGCCATGAAGCGCATCGCGCCTTACGCGTTCGAAACGCTCCTCGTGCATACTGGCCAGCATTATGACACGAACATGTCGGACGTGTTCTTTCGCGACCTGGAAATGCCGAGGCCGGATATTTTCCTGGGCGCCGGCTCAGGAACTCACGCCGAACAAACCGCGCGGGTAATGATCGCAATGGAATCCCTTCTTGCGGAGGAGAAATCCGATCTGATCCTTGTCCCCGGCGATGTGAATTCCACGCTGGCAACGACGATTGTCGCAGCAAAGGCAGGCCGAACGCTCGGTCATATCGAATCGGGACTTCGTTCGTTCGATCGCTCGATGCCGGAAGAAATCAATCGCATTGTGACCGATGAGTTCTCTCAATTCTGCTTCGTGACAGAGCCGAGCGGACTCGAGAATCTGAAGCATGAGGGGATTGCAGACGAGCGAGTCTTCTATGTTGGCAACACGATGATCGACTCACTCTACAGATATTTGGATCTGGCTCGAGCACGGTTTCCAGTGTTGTCGAACCAGTTAGCGATTACGAATCATGAATATGCACTTGTGACTCTGCATCGGCCGAGCAATGTCGATGATCCTCGCTCCCTCACGATGTTTGTGGAGTTATTCGAGGCAATGCGGTCGTTTGCACCCACCAACGGCCACGCGCGCATTGTGTTTCCGATCCATCCGCGAACGCGAAAAATGCTCGCCGAGTACGATTTGTTATCACGCGTGCAAGCCAATGACCAACTGGTACTCATCGATCCTGTCGGATATCTCGATTTCGTAGCACTTCAGGCGCACGCCCGCGTTGTGCTGACAGATTCTGGTGGTATTCAAGAGGAGACTACGGCGCTCGGTGTGCCTTGTATTACACTTCGGGAAAATACGGAGCGACCTGTGACGGTGAGTGTGGGTACGAACGAACTCGTTGGAGTCGATCCATTGCAGATTCTCGAGTATGCGCGGAAGGCGTTCGAAGGCAAATGGAAGACGGCAGCAGTGCCGGAGTTATGGGACGGTCACGCATCGGATCGGATCGTTCGAGTATTAATGGAAGTATTGTGA
- a CDS encoding SLBB domain-containing protein, protein MVRTSRWLLLGIIIYVSAPMGVRAQMTAPSPIPTIGSGASATDKSLTPPTSLEAQVFASAVDPAEYHLGPGDVLQCRFWTSDQAYFPVVSSDEILLIPHIGEFQTHGKTLADLRSEVYGKAAGLFKSFSSDRLRQDPSSSQNPLSLTIYQPRHIYVKVQGDVLTPSGFALLASTRADVPVDLANRPPTDAAPRDPASERQRKNEKEQRQRIESAFGNRQLEPASQRYITISHPDGMRERLDMVRYDAMHDPKASPLLREGDVIDVPFRDATAGVIGVYGAVQSPGEFEYVIGDSLSSAVKYAFGPKSQADMEHVELTRVIADADPTTKVYDLLAIESGREPDVALMRGDRVIVRGKREQTHAAVVVVRGEVGSPGAFPIEDGQTHLSDVIKEAGGLTPEAYPRAGRVLRHGHTGQVQAGSLDDISRSTRLADITVEDTFSFVRQMSMRQPDLVVDLDRLLVHGDKSEDIALADGDEIIIPERPTTVYVSGFVNHSGYVPYQEGASLNFYVSRAGGFAEGAVQSRTVIIKAGTKAWMDPSDTHIEAGDEIFVPKEPDIPVDVKRNELTSLVTMFTSIGSFLVLLYQVFIKKP, encoded by the coding sequence ATGGTTCGCACATCCCGTTGGCTGTTGCTCGGCATAATCATTTATGTGAGCGCGCCGATGGGAGTCCGAGCACAAATGACGGCTCCCTCGCCAATTCCAACGATCGGATCTGGTGCATCTGCTACCGATAAGTCTCTTACACCACCCACAAGCTTGGAGGCGCAGGTATTTGCAAGCGCGGTCGATCCGGCAGAGTATCATCTGGGACCTGGCGATGTGCTCCAATGTCGATTCTGGACGAGCGACCAAGCCTATTTCCCAGTCGTCTCATCAGACGAGATATTGCTGATTCCGCATATTGGAGAATTTCAGACTCATGGCAAAACGCTGGCGGACCTTCGCAGTGAAGTCTATGGCAAGGCTGCCGGACTCTTCAAAAGTTTTTCGAGTGATCGATTGCGCCAAGATCCATCAAGCAGCCAAAATCCTCTCAGCCTTACAATCTACCAACCTCGACACATCTATGTTAAGGTGCAAGGGGATGTGTTGACGCCGAGCGGATTTGCATTATTGGCATCGACTCGCGCTGATGTGCCAGTTGATCTTGCGAATAGACCTCCGACAGATGCTGCGCCCCGCGACCCGGCCTCTGAACGGCAACGGAAAAACGAAAAGGAACAGCGTCAACGAATTGAATCCGCATTTGGCAACCGACAGTTGGAGCCTGCCAGTCAGAGGTACATTACGATTTCTCATCCGGATGGTATGCGGGAGCGGCTCGATATGGTGCGCTATGACGCAATGCACGATCCGAAGGCTTCGCCTCTTCTTCGTGAAGGAGATGTCATCGATGTGCCATTTCGCGATGCAACTGCTGGCGTTATTGGTGTCTACGGCGCCGTTCAGTCGCCTGGGGAATTCGAATATGTAATAGGCGATTCACTTTCGTCAGCGGTGAAATACGCCTTTGGGCCTAAGTCGCAAGCAGACATGGAGCATGTCGAACTGACGCGCGTAATAGCGGATGCCGACCCCACAACGAAGGTCTACGATCTTTTGGCGATCGAGTCAGGTCGAGAGCCGGATGTTGCGCTCATGCGTGGCGATCGGGTGATTGTTCGTGGCAAGAGGGAACAAACTCACGCCGCCGTCGTCGTTGTTCGGGGCGAAGTTGGATCCCCCGGTGCATTCCCGATTGAAGACGGCCAGACTCACCTTTCCGATGTGATCAAAGAAGCTGGGGGGCTGACTCCCGAAGCATATCCGCGTGCCGGGAGAGTGCTGCGGCACGGGCATACGGGCCAAGTCCAGGCTGGATCTCTGGATGACATTAGTCGGTCAACCAGGCTTGCTGATATTACAGTCGAGGACACATTCAGCTTTGTTCGGCAAATGTCGATGCGGCAACCAGATCTTGTCGTTGATTTGGATCGGCTGCTGGTGCATGGTGACAAGTCGGAGGATATCGCGCTCGCTGATGGAGATGAGATTATCATTCCAGAGCGGCCAACGACAGTTTACGTCTCCGGTTTTGTCAATCACTCCGGCTATGTGCCATATCAGGAGGGTGCGTCGTTGAACTTCTATGTAAGCCGAGCAGGTGGCTTTGCAGAGGGTGCGGTTCAATCCAGGACAGTAATCATCAAAGCAGGCACGAAGGCATGGATGGACCCTAGCGATACGCATATCGAGGCCGGAGATGAGATATTTGTACCGAAGGAACCAGATATTCCCGTCGATGTCAAACGCAACGAGTTGACATCGCTTGTCACGATGTTTACGAGCATTGGAAGCTTTCTCGTGCTATTGTATCAGGTCTTCATAAAGAAACCCTAA